One window of Pandoraea oxalativorans genomic DNA carries:
- the tnpC gene encoding IS66 family transposase, which translates to MTSSHANLPDDIDALKALVFARDEVLHRQQAQPAALQERLTSREQEIAHLKLLIDKLKRMQFGRKSEKLARQFEQLELRLEDLQTDEGATEAATPIKSQVKVRSERQALPEHLAREERVYLPEAEDCPACGGNLKPLGEDVSEQLEYVRAHFRVIRHRRPKLACACCDTIVQQPAPSRPIERGVAGPHLLAHIITGKFLDHQPLYRQQAIYARDGVALDASQMGHWPGCVSGLLNPLVEAVRAYALGGTKVHGGDTPLPVLEAGRGGTKTGWLWVYVRDDRPFGSHEAPAVWFAYTPDRRGEHPQRHLASFSGVLQADAFAGYAPLYENDSIREAACMAHARRKIDDLHAVRPNAITEEALHRIGELYRREAEIRGKPPDERRQVRQAQAVPRLEALGRWYESVLPTRSAKSDTTRAIQYSLNRRPALAYYCEDGQAEIDNLIAERALRGVAIGRRNYLFAGADSGGERAAAMHSLIGTARLNGINPEAYLAYVLERIADHPVNRIAELLPWNVAQQLPDTAKIEPIR; encoded by the coding sequence ATGACCTCCTCGCACGCCAATCTGCCCGACGACATCGATGCCCTCAAGGCATTGGTGTTTGCACGTGACGAGGTTTTGCATCGGCAGCAAGCGCAACCGGCCGCGCTGCAGGAGCGCCTCACATCGCGCGAGCAAGAAATTGCGCACTTGAAGCTGCTCATCGACAAACTCAAGCGCATGCAGTTTGGACGCAAGTCCGAGAAGCTCGCACGCCAGTTCGAGCAACTCGAGCTGCGCCTGGAAGACCTGCAGACCGACGAAGGTGCCACCGAGGCGGCCACGCCGATTAAGTCCCAAGTAAAAGTCCGATCCGAGCGCCAGGCGCTGCCGGAGCACCTTGCGCGTGAAGAGCGCGTCTACCTACCCGAGGCCGAAGATTGCCCGGCCTGCGGCGGTAATCTCAAGCCGCTGGGAGAAGACGTCTCGGAGCAGCTCGAATACGTGCGAGCGCACTTCCGTGTGATTCGCCACCGCCGCCCCAAGCTCGCTTGTGCGTGCTGCGACACGATTGTGCAGCAGCCGGCACCGAGTCGCCCGATTGAGCGTGGCGTGGCTGGCCCCCATCTGCTCGCGCACATCATTACCGGCAAATTCCTCGATCACCAGCCGCTGTACCGCCAGCAGGCGATCTACGCACGCGACGGCGTAGCGCTCGACGCCAGCCAAATGGGGCATTGGCCGGGGTGCGTGAGTGGGTTGTTAAATCCGCTGGTGGAAGCTGTGCGTGCCTACGCGCTGGGCGGCACTAAAGTGCACGGCGGCGATACGCCGCTGCCGGTGTTAGAGGCCGGGCGAGGTGGCACCAAGACTGGCTGGCTCTGGGTGTACGTGCGTGATGACCGGCCGTTCGGCTCCCATGAGGCACCTGCCGTTTGGTTTGCCTACACGCCGGATCGACGGGGCGAGCACCCACAGCGACATCTGGCAAGCTTTAGCGGGGTGCTGCAAGCCGATGCGTTTGCCGGCTACGCGCCACTTTATGAAAACGACAGCATCCGCGAAGCGGCGTGCATGGCGCACGCGCGACGCAAGATCGACGACCTGCATGCGGTACGCCCCAACGCCATTACAGAAGAAGCGCTGCACCGCATCGGCGAGCTATATCGCAGAGAAGCCGAAATCCGGGGCAAACCACCGGACGAGCGACGACAAGTGCGACAGGCACAGGCCGTACCTCGGCTCGAAGCGTTAGGGCGGTGGTACGAATCCGTGCTGCCAACACGCTCTGCGAAGTCCGACACCACCCGCGCGATTCAGTACTCCCTGAACCGCCGGCCCGCGCTCGCCTATTACTGCGAGGACGGGCAGGCGGAGATCGATAACCTGATTGCCGAGCGTGCGCTGCGCGGCGTGGCGATCGGCCGCCGCAATTACCTGTTTGCCGGCGCCGACTCGGGCGGTGAGCGTGCTGCAGCGATGCACAGCCTGATCGGTACGGCGCGCTTGAACGGCATCAACCCCGAAGCCTATCTCGCCTACGTGCTCGAGCGCATTGCTGATCACCCGGTCAATCGGATCGCCGAGTTGCTGCCATGGAACGTGGCGCAGCAACTGCCCGACACCGCAAAGATCGAGCCGATCCGATAA
- the tnpB gene encoding IS66 family insertion sequence element accessory protein TnpB (TnpB, as the term is used for proteins encoded by IS66 family insertion elements, is considered an accessory protein, since TnpC, encoded by a neighboring gene, is a DDE family transposase.) has translation MIGVPSNTRVWIAAGVTDRRCGFNGLAAKVESVLQKDPFSGHVFLFRGRRGDLLKALYWSDGGLCLLAKRLEKGRFAWPRAQGGVVALTTAQLSLLLEGFDWREPVDAARPRSAR, from the coding sequence GTGATCGGCGTGCCATCAAATACGCGTGTGTGGATCGCCGCGGGTGTGACCGACAGGCGCTGTGGCTTCAACGGTCTGGCGGCCAAGGTCGAGTCGGTGCTGCAAAAGGACCCGTTCTCGGGGCACGTCTTTCTGTTTCGTGGCCGGCGCGGTGATTTGCTCAAAGCGTTGTACTGGAGCGACGGCGGACTTTGCCTGCTGGCCAAGCGGCTCGAGAAGGGGCGATTCGCGTGGCCGCGCGCCCAGGGTGGTGTCGTGGCGCTCACCACGGCCCAACTCTCGCTTCTTCTCGAAGGCTTTGACTGGCGTGAGCCCGTCGATGCGGCCAGGCCGCGTAGTGCGAGATAA
- a CDS encoding transposase, translating to MTGTTLESEKNHGNGRRGRPNYDVAFRRRLAAAACEPGVSISKLAREHGINANMLFKWRRK from the coding sequence GTGACGGGAACTACTTTGGAATCAGAAAAGAATCATGGGAATGGACGGCGTGGTCGTCCGAACTACGATGTGGCGTTTCGCCGGCGCCTGGCAGCGGCGGCGTGCGAGCCCGGGGTATCGATTTCAAAGCTTGCGCGCGAGCACGGCATCAACGCCAATATGCTGTTCAAATGGCGGCGCAAGTAG
- the ureC gene encoding urease subunit alpha — MATITRENYASLYGPTTGDRVRLADTELIIKIENDHTIYGEEVTFGGGKVIRDGMGQSQRMAKDVADVVITNAIVLDYWGIIKADVGIKDGRIIGIGKAGNPDIQPGVTIVIGPGTDVIAGEGAILTPGTIDTHIHFIAPQQADEALATGTTTLVGGGTGPTVGTLATTVTAGPWAIHRMLEVADVMPVNIGLLGKGNASRPEPLREQIRAGVIGLKLHEDWGTTPAAIDNCLAVAEQEDIQVAIHTDTLNESGFVGDTFTAMKGRTIHSFHTEGAGGGHAPDIITAAGEENILPSSTNPTRPYTVNTVDEHLDMLMVCHHLSPRIPEDVAFAESRIRRDTIAAEDVLHDMGIFSMMSSDSQAMGRIGETTLRCWQTAHKMKVQRGPLPEDSERNDNFRVKRYLAKCTINPALTHGLAHEIGSIEVGKRADLVLWKPAFFGVKPKLVMIGGMIAMAPMGDPNASISTPQPVHYRPMYGVMGRALSATGVTFVSRAALDDGIGEKLKLTKTLVAAKGIRSLRKKDMIHNGLTPKIEVDPQTYQVRVDGKLITCEPAESLPMAQRYFLF; from the coding sequence ATGGCAACCATCACGCGCGAGAATTACGCAAGTCTTTATGGCCCGACCACCGGCGATCGAGTGCGGCTGGCCGATACCGAACTGATTATCAAGATCGAAAACGACCACACCATTTATGGCGAAGAGGTGACCTTCGGCGGTGGCAAGGTCATCCGGGACGGGATGGGGCAAAGCCAACGAATGGCCAAGGATGTCGCCGACGTTGTCATTACCAACGCGATTGTTTTGGACTACTGGGGCATTATCAAGGCCGACGTGGGCATCAAGGACGGGCGCATCATCGGCATCGGCAAAGCCGGCAACCCGGATATTCAGCCAGGCGTGACGATTGTCATCGGGCCGGGGACGGACGTTATTGCCGGGGAAGGCGCGATTCTCACGCCGGGCACCATTGACACGCACATCCATTTCATCGCGCCCCAACAAGCGGATGAAGCGCTGGCGACGGGCACCACGACGCTGGTGGGAGGGGGCACGGGGCCCACGGTGGGCACCCTTGCGACGACCGTGACAGCCGGGCCCTGGGCCATCCACCGGATGCTGGAAGTGGCCGATGTGATGCCGGTCAACATCGGCTTGCTGGGCAAGGGCAACGCGAGCCGGCCGGAGCCCTTGCGCGAGCAAATTCGTGCCGGTGTGATCGGCTTGAAGCTTCATGAGGACTGGGGCACGACCCCGGCGGCGATCGATAATTGCCTGGCGGTGGCCGAGCAGGAAGACATCCAGGTCGCGATCCATACCGACACGCTTAATGAAAGCGGGTTTGTCGGGGACACCTTCACGGCCATGAAGGGCCGTACGATTCACAGCTTTCATACGGAAGGCGCGGGCGGCGGGCACGCGCCGGACATCATCACGGCTGCCGGCGAGGAGAACATCCTGCCGTCATCGACCAACCCGACGCGCCCCTACACCGTCAATACGGTGGACGAGCATCTCGATATGCTCATGGTGTGTCACCACCTCAGCCCGCGGATTCCGGAGGATGTCGCCTTTGCTGAATCGAGGATTCGACGCGACACCATCGCCGCCGAGGACGTGCTTCACGATATGGGCATTTTTTCCATGATGTCTTCGGATTCGCAGGCCATGGGTCGTATCGGAGAGACGACGTTACGTTGTTGGCAGACCGCGCACAAAATGAAAGTGCAGCGAGGCCCGCTACCCGAGGACAGCGAACGAAACGACAACTTTCGCGTCAAGCGCTACTTGGCCAAATGCACCATCAATCCCGCGCTCACGCATGGACTCGCGCATGAAATCGGCTCGATTGAGGTTGGCAAGCGCGCGGATCTGGTCCTGTGGAAGCCGGCCTTCTTCGGCGTCAAACCCAAGCTGGTGATGATTGGCGGCATGATTGCGATGGCCCCCATGGGCGATCCCAATGCCTCCATATCCACGCCGCAGCCCGTGCATTACCGTCCCATGTATGGCGTGATGGGACGCGCGCTTAGCGCCACAGGCGTGACCTTCGTCTCGCGGGCCGCGCTTGACGATGGCATTGGCGAGAAGCTCAAGCTCACCAAGACGTTGGTTGCCGCGAAGGGCATTCGATCGCTGCGAAAGAAGGACATGATCCACAATGGGCTGACACCGAAAATTGAAGTGGACCCGCAGACCTATCAGGTTCGCGTCGACGGCAAGCTCATTACGTGCGAGCCCGCGGAGTCGTTGCCCATGGCGCAGCGATATTTCCTGTTCTAG
- a CDS encoding urease subunit beta: protein MIPGEYLLEEGTIELNAGRQTVTLQVENSGDRPIQVGSHFHFYEVNSALVFDRERARGFRLNIPAGTAVRFEPGQDRNVELVALDGAREVYGFNARIMGKV from the coding sequence GTGATCCCAGGGGAATACTTGCTCGAAGAGGGCACGATTGAGCTCAATGCGGGGCGACAAACCGTCACCCTGCAGGTCGAGAATTCGGGCGATCGACCCATTCAGGTCGGCTCGCACTTTCACTTCTACGAGGTCAATTCGGCGCTCGTGTTTGATCGCGAGCGTGCAAGAGGATTTCGGCTGAACATCCCGGCGGGTACCGCCGTGCGCTTCGAGCCGGGCCAGGATCGCAATGTGGAGCTTGTCGCGCTGGACGGCGCACGCGAAGTCTATGGCTTTAACGCCAGGATCATGGGCAAAGTGTAG
- a CDS encoding urease subunit gamma translates to MDLLPREKDKLLLFTAALLAERRRARGLKLNYPEAIAFISSAVVEGAREGRTVAELMCYGATLLTREDVMDGVAEMIHDIQVEATFADGTKLVTVHNPIP, encoded by the coding sequence ATGGACCTGTTGCCGCGTGAAAAAGACAAGTTGCTTCTCTTTACCGCCGCCTTGCTTGCGGAGCGGCGCCGCGCTCGCGGTTTAAAGCTTAACTACCCGGAAGCCATCGCCTTTATTTCATCTGCGGTCGTGGAGGGCGCGCGCGAGGGTCGAACGGTTGCCGAGCTGATGTGCTACGGCGCGACGCTGCTCACCCGGGAAGATGTCATGGACGGCGTTGCCGAAATGATTCATGACATCCAGGTCGAAGCCACCTTTGCGGATGGCACCAAGCTCGTCACCGTCCACAATCCTATTCCGTAA
- a CDS encoding urease accessory protein UreD → MVANRWCAKLDLWFENDRSKTRLIRRRHTGPLAIQQPFYPEADGAAHVYLLHPPGGIAGGDRLSIHCHLASTARTLLTTPGAAKFYRSDENLSEQHVHIDVGAGAICEYLPQETIVFSGAHASMKTKVSLAADSIYIGWDLVSLGRPAAGERFHTGNFRQSVEIVREDVPIWFERLNLSGTRMLTAQPFVLAERPIMGTMVYAGPAIENAAERVRGALGEGACAVFSVSQLERIIVCRYLGARMSEGKSLFRRAWEVLRECAMGKRGVAPRIWST, encoded by the coding sequence GTGGTGGCGAACCGTTGGTGCGCAAAGCTGGACTTGTGGTTTGAGAATGATCGAAGCAAGACACGACTCATACGGCGCCGGCATACGGGCCCGCTGGCCATTCAGCAGCCGTTCTATCCGGAAGCCGACGGGGCGGCGCATGTCTATCTGCTACACCCGCCCGGGGGCATTGCGGGCGGTGATCGGTTGTCCATCCATTGTCATTTGGCTTCAACGGCTCGGACGCTGCTCACGACCCCCGGCGCCGCCAAGTTTTATCGCAGCGACGAAAACTTGAGTGAGCAGCACGTGCACATCGACGTGGGGGCCGGCGCGATCTGTGAGTATTTACCGCAGGAGACGATAGTTTTTAGCGGCGCGCATGCCTCCATGAAAACAAAAGTTTCGCTGGCGGCCGATTCAATTTATATTGGCTGGGATCTCGTTAGTCTGGGCCGCCCCGCTGCGGGCGAGCGCTTTCATACAGGCAATTTTCGCCAGAGCGTGGAAATTGTTCGCGAAGATGTACCGATTTGGTTCGAACGTCTTAACCTGTCGGGCACACGAATGCTCACGGCGCAACCTTTTGTCCTCGCCGAGCGTCCCATCATGGGCACGATGGTGTATGCGGGCCCCGCCATTGAAAATGCCGCCGAGCGCGTGCGCGGCGCGCTGGGCGAGGGGGCGTGCGCCGTCTTCAGCGTGAGCCAGCTCGAGCGCATCATCGTGTGCCGTTATCTTGGGGCGCGAATGTCCGAGGGCAAATCACTGTTTCGTCGTGCATGGGAAGTCTTACGCGAGTGCGCGATGGGAAAGCGCGGCGTGGCGCCGCGTATTTGGTCAACCTGA
- a CDS encoding urease accessory protein UreE yields the protein MLRVIAVKRNRSAGDQGGAASRGTLFMAHDERHLRRRVLRLADGTKILFDQPASIVLACGDQLLLDDDTCVAIRALDEALYSVTPRDTLHLVELAWHIGNRHLAAAIQAERILILRDHVIKAMLEGLGATVADIMAPFHPVQGAYSERGGGESGDGHGHTRRHAHSHAHGHSPDDASTAHGHDAHGHDHA from the coding sequence ATGCTGAGGGTGATTGCTGTCAAGCGTAATCGCAGTGCGGGCGATCAAGGAGGCGCCGCATCGCGCGGCACCTTATTCATGGCACATGATGAGCGCCACCTGCGCCGACGTGTCCTGAGGCTCGCCGATGGCACTAAAATCCTCTTCGATCAACCCGCGTCGATCGTGCTCGCCTGCGGTGACCAATTGCTGCTCGACGACGATACGTGCGTCGCTATCCGGGCGCTCGACGAGGCGCTCTACAGCGTCACCCCGCGAGATACGCTGCATCTTGTCGAGCTGGCCTGGCACATCGGCAATCGTCACTTGGCCGCGGCGATCCAAGCTGAGCGAATTCTGATACTCCGCGACCACGTCATCAAGGCCATGCTCGAAGGGCTGGGCGCGACGGTCGCCGATATCATGGCGCCCTTCCATCCGGTTCAAGGGGCCTACAGCGAGCGTGGCGGCGGCGAGAGCGGGGACGGCCACGGGCATACCCGTCGCCACGCGCATTCGCACGCGCATGGCCACAGCCCCGATGACGCGAGCACCGCGCACGGGCACGACGCTCACGGGCACGATCATGCCTAA
- the ureG gene encoding urease accessory protein UreG yields MSQNGPLRVGIGGPVGSGKTTLTEKLCRALRDRYSVAVITNDIYTKEDAMILARRQALSEDRIMAVETGGCPHTAIREDASINLQAIAEMRRKFPDLDIVFVESGGDNLAATFSPALADLTLYVIAVCQGEEIPRKGGPGITKSDFLVINKRDLAPYVDVNLDVMEKDAARMRGDRPFGFTDLPRGKGLDVIVNFIVENGGLDAR; encoded by the coding sequence GTGTCTCAGAACGGGCCATTACGCGTGGGCATTGGCGGCCCGGTGGGGTCGGGCAAGACCACGTTGACAGAGAAGCTTTGCCGCGCCTTGCGCGATCGCTACTCCGTGGCGGTGATCACCAACGATATTTATACGAAAGAAGACGCGATGATTCTCGCGCGTCGGCAGGCACTTTCCGAAGACCGGATCATGGCGGTTGAAACCGGCGGCTGTCCGCATACCGCGATTCGCGAGGACGCCTCCATCAATCTCCAGGCCATCGCGGAGATGCGCCGGAAATTCCCGGATCTCGACATCGTCTTTGTCGAATCGGGGGGCGACAACCTCGCGGCGACATTCTCGCCCGCCCTGGCCGACCTCACCCTCTACGTAATCGCCGTTTGCCAAGGCGAAGAGATTCCACGAAAAGGGGGGCCCGGCATTACCAAGTCGGATTTCCTCGTGATTAACAAGCGTGACCTCGCCCCCTACGTCGATGTGAACCTGGACGTCATGGAAAAAGACGCGGCGAGAATGCGAGGCGACCGACCGTTTGGCTTTACCGATTTGCCCCGGGGAAAGGGGCTGGATGTGATCGTCAACTTTATTGTGGAAAATGGCGGACTCGATGCTCGATGA
- the cobS gene encoding cobaltochelatase subunit CobS, which produces MLDDLLPDTTLSVAEAFGFETEMVVPAYSEANAGVPDIDPDYLFDRQTTLAILAGFVYDRRVLVSGSHGTGKSTHIEQIAARLKWPCTRVNLDSQVSRADLIGKDAIVIQDGLQVTEFRDGILPWAYQRNVALVFDEYDAARPDVMFVIQRVLEACGRLTLLDQRRILAPHPAFRLFGTANTIGLGDTAGIYHGTQQINHAQMDRWSIVTTLDYLPHEREVDIVRAKAKHYHDPVDAPTVGRMVRVADLTRAAFKNGDISTVMSPRTVIMWAENAGIFGDVGFAFRVTFLNKCDEPERGVVAEFFQRVFGEELPESAVHAVLS; this is translated from the coding sequence ATGCTCGATGACCTCTTGCCGGATACCACCCTGTCGGTCGCCGAGGCCTTTGGCTTTGAGACCGAGATGGTCGTGCCGGCCTATTCGGAGGCCAACGCCGGCGTGCCCGACATTGATCCGGACTATCTCTTTGACCGGCAGACCACCCTGGCGATTCTGGCCGGTTTTGTCTACGACCGCCGGGTGTTGGTGTCCGGCTCTCACGGGACCGGCAAGTCAACGCACATCGAGCAGATCGCCGCGCGGCTCAAATGGCCGTGCACACGCGTCAATCTCGACAGTCAAGTGAGTCGCGCCGATCTTATCGGCAAGGACGCCATCGTGATTCAGGACGGCTTGCAGGTCACAGAATTTCGCGACGGCATCCTTCCCTGGGCGTATCAACGCAACGTCGCTCTGGTCTTTGATGAGTACGACGCCGCGCGGCCCGACGTGATGTTCGTCATTCAACGTGTGCTGGAGGCTTGCGGACGTCTCACGCTGCTCGACCAGCGACGTATCCTGGCGCCGCATCCGGCGTTTCGCCTATTCGGCACCGCCAACACGATCGGTCTCGGTGACACCGCAGGCATCTATCACGGGACCCAACAGATCAATCACGCGCAGATGGACCGATGGTCTATCGTCACCACCTTGGATTACCTGCCCCATGAGCGTGAGGTGGATATCGTGCGCGCCAAGGCAAAGCACTATCACGACCCGGTGGACGCCCCCACCGTTGGACGCATGGTACGCGTGGCAGACCTGACGCGCGCCGCCTTCAAGAACGGCGACATCTCCACGGTCATGAGTCCGCGCACCGTGATCATGTGGGCGGAGAATGCCGGCATATTCGGCGACGTCGGGTTTGCGTTCCGCGTCACGTTTCTGAACAAATGCGACGAGCCGGAGCGCGGCGTGGTGGCGGAGTTTTTTCAGCGCGTCTTCGGTGAAGAGTTGCCGGAATCCGCCGTCCATGCGGTGCTGAGCTAG
- a CDS encoding cobaltochelatase CobT-related protein, which translates to MAGEAPIDRLKRVTAACTRAIAGDSALDVVFSNLPSELTDTRARLPACPPSAPVACIGVVRGAGDAAALQHAWHDPRLHQKKSPPGPRARAIFDAVERARFEAIGARSMRGVGENLTARLAHRLDRAHPGGVRDIHDAPLDEAVALLVRGRLTGLAPPKSGERIVELWRDRVEARGGRHLDCLPPHIHDQEAFADGVLQFLAAIGDDPRSRDTPQSTDACADDDSDDDHDVARPEDDVTRTEPGETPGHERDKNNGARPTCRASPPTRNDLSLAAPPATNVAGVRAGAARRETDYRIFSTQYDTVLRAEDFCAPDELERLRAVLDKRLGATQRVAGRLAHRLQRQLMALQNNGWDVAQDEGVLDTARLSELIVNPLRSPPFKQARISRFRDTVVTLLIDNSGSMHGRPIAIAAICADVLSRTLERCGVRVEILGFTSRDWGGGQARQAWLKAGSPAQPGRLNDVCHIIYKSAEQPWRKARRNLGVMMSETLLKENIDGEALLWAHQRLMLRPEQRKILMMVSDGAPADDSTQSVNSDGYLERHLQDVIGAIQAHSPVELLAIGIGHDVTRHYRRAVCLSDADDLAHAMTDQLAKLFSADERTRRPASALMCGPAKANP; encoded by the coding sequence ATGGCCGGCGAAGCGCCGATCGATCGGCTCAAGCGCGTCACTGCCGCGTGCACACGGGCCATCGCGGGCGACAGCGCGCTTGACGTCGTGTTCTCAAACCTCCCCTCCGAGTTGACCGACACGCGCGCGCGCCTGCCGGCATGCCCCCCGAGCGCTCCCGTCGCCTGCATCGGTGTCGTGCGCGGCGCCGGCGACGCGGCCGCCCTGCAACACGCCTGGCATGACCCGCGCCTTCATCAAAAAAAGTCCCCCCCGGGACCGCGGGCCCGCGCCATCTTCGACGCCGTGGAGCGGGCACGTTTCGAGGCCATCGGCGCGCGCAGTATGCGCGGGGTGGGCGAGAACCTCACCGCCCGGCTGGCGCATCGGCTCGATCGAGCACACCCGGGGGGCGTGCGAGATATTCATGATGCGCCGCTCGACGAGGCTGTGGCACTGTTGGTGCGCGGCAGGCTCACCGGACTTGCGCCCCCGAAAAGTGGCGAGCGCATCGTCGAACTGTGGCGCGACCGGGTGGAGGCACGCGGCGGGCGCCACCTCGATTGCCTGCCGCCGCACATTCACGACCAAGAGGCCTTCGCCGACGGGGTCCTGCAGTTTTTGGCGGCCATCGGGGATGACCCGCGTTCGCGCGACACACCGCAGTCAACCGACGCTTGCGCGGACGACGACAGCGACGACGACCACGACGTCGCACGACCTGAGGACGATGTGACACGGACGGAGCCGGGCGAAACCCCCGGGCATGAGCGCGATAAAAACAACGGCGCGCGGCCGACCTGCCGTGCGAGTCCGCCTACGCGCAACGATCTCAGCCTCGCCGCCCCCCCTGCGACAAACGTCGCCGGCGTTCGCGCCGGTGCCGCGAGAAGGGAGACCGACTACCGGATTTTCAGCACGCAGTACGACACCGTCCTGCGCGCCGAGGATTTTTGTGCCCCCGACGAACTCGAGCGGCTGCGTGCCGTTCTCGACAAGCGCCTGGGCGCGACACAGCGCGTCGCGGGCCGGCTCGCGCATCGCTTGCAGCGCCAGCTGATGGCCTTACAAAATAATGGTTGGGACGTTGCGCAGGATGAGGGCGTGCTCGATACCGCCCGCCTTTCCGAGCTCATCGTCAATCCCCTGCGGTCACCGCCCTTTAAGCAAGCGCGCATCAGCCGCTTTCGCGATACGGTCGTGACGCTGCTCATCGATAATTCGGGCTCCATGCATGGCAGGCCCATCGCCATTGCCGCCATCTGCGCCGATGTCCTGTCACGCACACTTGAGCGATGTGGCGTGCGCGTCGAGATCCTTGGCTTTACCTCGCGCGATTGGGGCGGCGGGCAAGCGCGTCAAGCATGGTTAAAGGCCGGCAGTCCCGCGCAGCCGGGCCGACTGAACGACGTGTGCCACATCATTTACAAGTCCGCCGAGCAGCCGTGGCGCAAAGCCAGACGCAATCTCGGCGTCATGATGTCCGAGACGTTACTGAAGGAAAACATCGATGGCGAAGCGCTCTTATGGGCGCACCAACGCCTGATGCTCAGGCCCGAACAGCGCAAGATTCTCATGATGGTGTCCGATGGTGCGCCCGCCGATGATTCCACACAAAGCGTAAATTCCGACGGCTATCTGGAACGCCATTTGCAAGACGTCATTGGCGCTATCCAGGCGCACTCGCCGGTTGAACTGCTGGCCATCGGTATCGGCCACGACGTGACACGTCACTACCGTCGCGCGGTCTGCCTCTCGGACGCCGACGATTTGGCGCACGCCATGACGGATCAACTGGCCAAGCTGTTTAGCGCGGACGAGCGCACCCGACGGCCCGCCTCTGCGCTCATGTGTGGGCCCGCGAAGGCTAACCCCTGA